In Desulfonatronospira thiodismutans ASO3-1, a single window of DNA contains:
- a CDS encoding SAM hydrolase/SAM-dependent halogenase family protein, producing MSLIALLTDFGIEDPYVGQMKGVVYSRCPGADIVDLTHGVQAFNIHQGGFLLACSLDFFPPGTVFIAVIDPGVGSDRGIVLAETRTCWILAPDNGLLSQALDAGLLKTCRRFLGNPPSSTTFHGRDIFAPLGADLAEKQKVPADFEAFDPQELVRLYLPEPAACSTGVKCVVLHRDHYGNLVLNLDIDPWAGRLQGARMRIGGYEMVLVAYYAAIPEGCLGLVTGSQGKLEIAAREYSAARLLGLAPGDEALFSFMD from the coding sequence ATGTCCCTGATTGCCCTGCTTACTGATTTCGGCATAGAGGACCCTTATGTGGGACAGATGAAAGGGGTGGTCTACAGTCGTTGCCCCGGGGCGGATATTGTGGATCTGACCCACGGAGTGCAGGCCTTTAATATCCACCAGGGAGGCTTTCTGCTGGCATGCTCCCTGGATTTTTTTCCACCGGGCACAGTATTTATAGCCGTGATTGATCCCGGGGTGGGATCTGATCGCGGCATAGTCCTGGCTGAAACCCGGACCTGCTGGATACTGGCTCCGGACAACGGACTTCTGTCCCAGGCCCTGGATGCCGGGCTTTTAAAGACATGCCGGAGGTTTCTGGGCAATCCTCCCTCATCCACCACATTTCACGGCCGGGATATATTTGCACCTCTGGGGGCGGATCTGGCTGAAAAGCAAAAGGTACCCGCGGATTTTGAAGCTTTTGATCCCCAGGAACTGGTCAGGCTTTACCTGCCTGAGCCGGCTGCGTGCAGTACCGGGGTTAAATGCGTGGTCCTGCACCGGGACCACTACGGCAACCTGGTGCTCAACCTGGACATAGATCCCTGGGCGGGCAGGCTGCAGGGGGCGAGGATGCGTATCGGCGGTTATGAAATGGTTCTGGTTGCATATTACGCTGCCATCCCCGAAGGGTGCCTGGGCCTGGTCACCGGAAGCCAGGGCAAACTTGAGATCGCGGCCAGGGAATACAGCGCTGCCCGGCTGCTGGGGCTCGCCCCCGGAGATGAGGCTTTGTTTTCGTTTATGGATTGA